A window of the Bacteroides thetaiotaomicron VPI-5482 genome harbors these coding sequences:
- a CDS encoding NUDIX hydrolase codes for MKHPLAQFLYCPECGSPHFEVNNEKSKKCTDCGFVYYFNPSSATVALILNEKKELLVCRRAKEPAKGTLDLPGGFIDMNETGEEGVGREVWEETGLKVEKATYQFSLPNIYIYSGFSVHTLDMFFLCTVKDMSHFSAMDDVADSFFLPLSEIRPEDFGLDSIRRGLVQFLAQHN; via the coding sequence ATGAAACATCCTCTTGCCCAATTCCTGTACTGTCCCGAATGCGGTTCTCCGCACTTCGAAGTGAACAACGAGAAGTCTAAGAAATGCACAGACTGCGGCTTTGTTTATTATTTCAATCCGTCTTCCGCTACCGTGGCACTGATTCTGAATGAAAAGAAGGAACTGCTGGTCTGCCGCCGTGCCAAAGAACCGGCCAAAGGGACACTCGACCTTCCCGGAGGATTTATCGACATGAACGAAACAGGAGAAGAAGGAGTAGGCAGGGAAGTATGGGAGGAAACAGGATTGAAGGTAGAAAAAGCGACCTATCAGTTCTCCCTGCCGAACATTTATATCTATTCCGGCTTTTCCGTTCATACGCTCGATATGTTCTTTCTCTGTACCGTAAAAGACATGAGCCATTTCTCGGCAATGGATGACGTGGCAGATTCTTTCTTCCTGCCATTATCAGAGATACGTCCGGAAGATTTCGGGCTGGATTCCATTCGGCGGGGACTTGTACAGTTTCTGGCTCAACACAATTAA
- a CDS encoding tetratricopeptide repeat protein has product MKKRISRIICTLLCCAPIAISAQTSEKITSPVNLYKEGKELFQEKNYAAAIPALKAFVKQKPTASLLQDAEYMLVSSAYELKDKNRIELLRKYLDCYPDTPYANRIYSLLASCYFYEGKYDEALALFNSTRLDLLGNEERDDRTYQLATCYMKTDNLKEAAIWFETLRASSPKYAKDCSYYLAYIRYTQKRYDEALKDFLPLQDDPKYKELVPYYIAEIYAIKKNYDKAQIVAQNYLSAYPNNEHAAEMYRILGDAYYHFGQYHQAVEAFTGYLDRDHSAPRRDALYMLGLSYYQTKVYSKAAEMLGQVTTANDALTQNAYLHMGLSYLQLAEKNKARMAFEQAAASNANLQIKEQAAYNYALCLHETSYSAFGESVTAFEKFLNEFPTSPYAEKVSNYLVEVYINTRSYEAALKSIERIAKPSAQIMEAKQKILFQLGTQSFANANFEQALQYLNQSITIGQYNRQTKADAYYWCGESYYRLNRMMEAARDFNAYLQLTTQPNNEMYALANYNLGYIAFHRKDYTQASNYFQKYIQLEKGENRTALADAYNRIGDCHLNVRNFEEAKHYYSQAEQMNTPSGDYSFYQLALVSGLQKDYTGKITLLNRLVGKYPSSPYAVNAIYEKGRSYVLMDNNSQAITSFKELLEKYPESPVSRKAAAEIGLLYYQNGNFDQAINAYKQVIEKYPGSEEARLAMRDMKSIYVDLNRIDEFAALANAMPGHIRFDASEQDSLTYAAAEKIYARGRTEEAKSSLNKYLQTFPEGAFSLNAHYYLCQIGNEQKNYDMVLLHSGKLLEYPNNPFAEEALIMRAEVQFNQQQMAEALASYKMLKEKATNVERRQLAETGILRCAFLLRDDVETIHAATEVLAEAKLSPELKNEALYYRAKAYKNQKADKKALDDFRELAKDTRNSYGAEAKYQVAQALYDAKEYAAAEKELLNYIEQSTPHAYWLARSFVLLSDVYVAMGKDLDARQYLLSLQQNYQGNDDIESMIEDRLKKLNK; this is encoded by the coding sequence ATGAAGAAAAGAATATCACGAATTATCTGCACCTTGTTGTGTTGTGCACCAATTGCCATCTCCGCACAGACAAGCGAAAAGATAACCTCTCCTGTCAACCTTTATAAAGAAGGGAAAGAACTTTTCCAGGAAAAAAATTATGCAGCTGCCATACCTGCATTGAAAGCATTTGTAAAGCAAAAGCCAACAGCAAGTCTCCTTCAGGACGCAGAATATATGTTAGTCAGTTCGGCTTATGAACTGAAAGACAAAAACCGCATCGAGTTACTGCGCAAGTACCTCGACTGTTATCCGGATACTCCCTACGCCAACCGAATCTATTCACTACTGGCTTCCTGCTACTTCTATGAAGGGAAATATGATGAGGCCCTGGCACTCTTTAATTCTACACGGCTCGATCTACTGGGAAATGAGGAGCGCGACGACCGCACCTACCAACTGGCAACCTGCTACATGAAGACTGATAATCTGAAAGAAGCCGCCATCTGGTTCGAAACGTTACGTGCCAGCAGTCCCAAATATGCAAAGGACTGCAGTTACTATCTCGCTTATATCCGCTACACTCAGAAGCGCTATGATGAAGCGTTGAAAGACTTCCTCCCTTTGCAGGACGACCCGAAGTACAAAGAACTCGTACCTTACTACATAGCAGAAATCTATGCTATCAAAAAGAACTATGATAAGGCGCAGATCGTAGCACAAAACTACCTGTCGGCCTATCCGAACAACGAGCACGCTGCCGAGATGTACCGCATTCTGGGAGACGCTTACTACCATTTCGGACAATATCACCAGGCAGTGGAAGCATTCACCGGCTATCTGGACAGAGATCACTCTGCTCCCCGCCGGGATGCACTTTATATGCTGGGACTCTCCTATTACCAGACAAAAGTCTACTCCAAAGCAGCCGAAATGCTGGGACAAGTGACGACCGCCAACGATGCCCTGACCCAGAATGCTTACCTGCACATGGGACTCTCTTACCTGCAACTGGCAGAAAAGAACAAGGCACGTATGGCTTTCGAACAGGCAGCCGCCTCCAACGCCAACCTGCAGATTAAGGAACAGGCCGCTTACAACTATGCACTTTGCCTGCACGAAACGTCCTACTCCGCTTTCGGTGAATCGGTTACTGCTTTTGAGAAATTTCTCAATGAATTCCCGACTTCTCCGTATGCCGAGAAAGTAAGCAACTATCTGGTAGAAGTCTATATAAATACCCGCAGCTACGAAGCTGCTTTAAAGTCAATCGAACGGATTGCCAAGCCGAGTGCACAGATCATGGAAGCCAAACAAAAGATTCTCTTCCAACTGGGTACACAGTCGTTTGCCAATGCCAATTTCGAACAGGCTCTCCAATATCTGAACCAGTCCATCACCATCGGGCAGTACAACCGCCAGACAAAGGCGGACGCTTACTACTGGTGCGGAGAATCTTACTACCGCCTCAACCGGATGATGGAAGCCGCCCGCGATTTCAACGCTTACCTGCAACTGACCACGCAGCCAAATAATGAAATGTATGCGCTCGCCAACTACAACTTAGGATACATTGCTTTCCACCGCAAGGACTATACACAGGCAAGCAATTATTTCCAAAAATATATCCAACTGGAAAAAGGCGAAAACAGAACAGCGCTTGCAGATGCCTACAACCGTATCGGAGACTGTCATCTGAATGTGCGCAACTTTGAAGAAGCCAAGCACTACTACTCGCAAGCCGAACAAATGAATACTCCTTCCGGCGATTACTCATTCTATCAGCTGGCACTGGTATCCGGTTTACAGAAAGACTATACCGGTAAGATCACTCTTCTGAACAGGCTGGTCGGCAAATATCCTTCTTCTCCATACGCAGTGAATGCCATCTACGAAAAAGGGCGTTCATATGTACTGATGGATAACAACAGTCAGGCTATTACTTCTTTCAAGGAATTGCTGGAGAAATATCCCGAAAGCCCCGTCAGCCGGAAAGCTGCGGCTGAAATCGGTTTGCTGTATTATCAGAACGGCAACTTCGACCAGGCAATCAATGCGTACAAACAAGTGATTGAGAAATATCCGGGCAGCGAAGAAGCCCGCCTGGCAATGCGCGATATGAAATCTATCTATGTAGATTTAAACCGTATCGATGAATTTGCGGCTTTAGCCAATGCGATGCCGGGACACATCCGCTTTGACGCCAGCGAACAGGACTCACTTACGTATGCGGCTGCCGAAAAGATTTATGCACGTGGCAGAACAGAAGAAGCCAAGAGCAGCCTTAATAAATATCTGCAAACTTTCCCAGAAGGAGCATTTAGCCTGAATGCACATTATTACCTCTGCCAGATTGGAAATGAGCAGAAGAATTATGATATGGTGCTCCTCCACTCCGGAAAATTGCTTGAATATCCGAATAATCCATTCGCAGAAGAAGCGCTGATCATGCGTGCGGAAGTACAGTTCAACCAGCAACAGATGGCAGAAGCTCTGGCAAGCTACAAGATGCTGAAAGAAAAAGCGACCAATGTAGAACGCCGCCAGCTTGCCGAAACCGGCATCCTGCGCTGTGCCTTCCTGCTGAGAGACGACGTAGAAACGATTCACGCGGCTACCGAGGTGCTGGCTGAAGCCAAGCTTAGTCCGGAACTGAAAAACGAAGCTCTTTATTATCGCGCAAAAGCTTATAAGAATCAGAAAGCGGACAAGAAAGCATTGGATGATTTCCGCGAACTGGCCAAGGATACCCGTAATTCTTATGGTGCCGAAGCTAAATACCAGGTTGCCCAAGCACTTTACGATGCCAAAGAATATGCGGCGGCAGAAAAAGAGCTGCTCAACTACATCGAACAGAGTACGCCACACGCTTATTGGCTGGCACGCAGCTTTGTCCTCCTGTCGGACGTATATGTCGCTATGGGTAAAGACCTCGACGCACGCCAGTATCTGCTGAGTCTGCAACAGAATTACCAGGGCAATGACGATATCGAGAGCATGATTGAAGACAGACTAAAGAAACTAAACAAGTAA
- a CDS encoding TonB-dependent receptor yields MKRTLYIAGGFTLAFLMPFNLQAQNTQPKDTTMNRTVVVEQEYNPDILDASKVNVLPKVEEPTVSKKEVEYATTFFPATSIPADLMRPYVGTEVQPGSKPGYIRAGYGNYGNLDLLANYLFRLSDRDKLNVRFQMDGMDGKLTMPETDTKWNAYYYRTRANIDYIHQFNKVDFNIAANFGLSNFNLSPVQPGKQKFTSGDFHLGVKSTDENYPIQFEAETNLMMYNRQNNNTFFFNDKVRETQVHTKGLISGAISDEQSINIGLDMRNLIYNKDLKLADDLQVYENRTALALNPHYKLSSDSWNLRAGANVDISFGSGKSFRVSPDVIAQYIFSDSYVLYAQATGGKLVNDFRRLETICPYALPAGPILDTYEQLNAAIGFKASPYPGLWINLYGGYQDLKDDFFEVQEETFVNYDPSLAGDAQEGNSSSPVTAHQYLNLEFSNANNFYAGMKISYEYKDLIALFAAGTYRNWDAKEKYSLYMKPACEINFSADFRPITGLNINLGYDYIGRTKVEGIKAAAVSDLHAGASYNVFKGVSVYARINNILNKKYQYYLGYPTEGLNFLGGLSFSF; encoded by the coding sequence ATGAAACGAACTCTTTATATAGCAGGAGGCTTTACACTGGCATTTCTGATGCCGTTCAACCTCCAGGCACAGAATACTCAGCCGAAAGATACGACCATGAACCGCACGGTCGTCGTAGAACAGGAATATAATCCCGACATTCTGGATGCTTCCAAAGTGAATGTGCTACCCAAAGTGGAAGAACCTACCGTCAGCAAAAAGGAAGTGGAATATGCCACTACTTTCTTCCCGGCTACCTCTATCCCTGCCGACCTGATGCGTCCCTATGTAGGAACGGAAGTGCAGCCCGGCAGCAAGCCCGGATATATACGCGCCGGATATGGAAACTACGGTAATCTGGATCTCCTTGCCAATTACCTGTTCCGTCTGTCGGACAGGGACAAGCTGAACGTCCGCTTTCAGATGGACGGAATGGATGGCAAACTGACTATGCCGGAAACAGACACGAAATGGAATGCTTATTATTACCGTACCCGTGCGAATATCGATTATATCCATCAGTTCAACAAGGTAGATTTCAACATCGCCGCTAATTTCGGACTCAGCAATTTCAACCTTTCTCCGGTTCAGCCCGGCAAGCAGAAGTTTACTTCAGGAGACTTCCATCTGGGAGTAAAATCGACAGATGAAAATTATCCCATACAGTTCGAAGCGGAAACCAATCTGATGATGTACAACCGTCAGAACAATAACACTTTCTTTTTCAATGACAAAGTCAGAGAAACACAAGTGCATACCAAAGGATTGATCAGCGGCGCTATCAGCGACGAACAGAGCATCAACATCGGATTGGACATGCGTAATCTCATCTACAATAAAGACCTGAAACTTGCTGACGACCTCCAGGTATACGAGAACCGTACCGCTCTGGCACTGAATCCGCATTATAAACTCAGCAGCGACAGCTGGAACCTGCGTGCAGGAGCCAATGTGGATATCTCATTCGGCAGCGGTAAATCATTCCGCGTGTCTCCGGATGTAATAGCACAGTATATCTTCTCCGACAGCTACGTACTCTATGCGCAAGCTACCGGAGGCAAGCTGGTCAACGATTTCCGCAGACTGGAAACGATCTGTCCTTATGCCTTGCCGGCAGGCCCTATTCTCGATACGTACGAACAGCTGAATGCAGCAATAGGATTTAAAGCGAGTCCTTATCCCGGATTATGGATTAATCTGTATGGCGGTTATCAGGATTTGAAAGACGATTTCTTTGAGGTGCAGGAAGAAACATTTGTCAACTATGATCCCTCACTTGCCGGTGATGCTCAGGAAGGGAATTCCTCGTCCCCGGTCACAGCACATCAATATCTGAATCTGGAATTTAGCAATGCCAACAACTTCTACGCTGGTATGAAGATCAGCTATGAATACAAAGACCTCATTGCATTGTTCGCTGCTGGAACTTACCGTAACTGGGATGCGAAAGAAAAATACAGCCTGTATATGAAACCCGCCTGCGAAATTAATTTCAGCGCAGACTTCCGCCCGATCACAGGACTGAATATCAATCTCGGTTACGATTATATCGGACGCACAAAGGTAGAAGGCATTAAAGCCGCAGCAGTCAGCGACCTGCATGCCGGAGCCAGCTATAATGTGTTCAAAGGAGTATCCGTGTATGCCCGGATTAATAATATCCTCAATAAGAAATACCAGTATTATCTGGGCTATCCTACAGAAGGTCTTAACTTCCTGGGAGGATTAAGCTTCAGCTTCTAG
- a CDS encoding SusC/RagA family TonB-linked outer membrane protein, producing the protein MRNALNLRFCFLVTFLLFIPLMYALPPEGITIKGRVTDETLKEGVPGANVTVKGTSIGTITDFDGNFTIVAPSKKSVLNISFIGYVTQEIVVGDRTIINVSLKEDAQNLGEVEVVAIAYGNQDKRMLTSAVSSIDNKELIKSPATSITNLLAGALPGVSSVQTTGQPGKDAAAIYVRGVGSLNDSQSKPLVLVDGIEREFSQIDPNEIESISVLKDASSTAVFGVRGANGVVLITTRRGKAGKTQISASTKLGLQQPISLVEQTGSYEFARFWNMKQEMDHVTNPKLYFTPEQVEAYRTGSDPIMYPSMDWKKYIFNNIYLQSQNNLNISGGSDNVRYFISVGYTYQNGLLKELPGQMYDNNYRYNRYNYRANIDANLTKTTSMKLGVGGVLGKIQEPRSVVSGTGEDQNPWVIAQIWSHPFAGPGFINGVRTLIPKDMVPLGEVMRDGMFVFYGQGYNQTYDTTLNLDLDITQKLDFITPGLSVSVKGAYDNKFKLEKVRTGGAIEAQTVYYKSYFDTNGTMSQTDPDYDKSLIYVPSGSDTPLTYSESSGRGQNWYLEGRINYDRTFGDHRISGLFLYNQSRNYYPDSYTYLPRNYVGLVGRATYAYQSKYLLDVNVGYNGSENFAPGSTRFGVFPSFSAGWIATAEKFMENQKIVDYLKLRASWGRVGNDKGVDSRFMYMPAVWGSSGSYSFGVDNPISQSAAAISRMGNPAVTWETADKQNYGIDLKFFNSRLSATFDYFIEHRTGILISPESTPSIIATALPNLNIGKVDNHGYEVSLGWRDKIGKDFTYNVDANVSFARNKILYMDEVPKQFSYMNQTGGSTGRQTGVYNYIRLYQYSDFITGADGELTLKPELPQPYQKVYPGDAMYADLNGDHIVDGNDKSVAGYATRPEYVFGMNMGFDWKGFNFTMQWVGSKNVNRMYDIEYRIPYTNAGKRGLLTYFYDGCWTPENQLGATYPRPSEESESWNSEPSTLWLVDASYLRLKSLSFGYTITGKKFLKKLGLSSLGLNFSGYNLLTFSPLKYLDPESDPNRFGDYPLIKVYSFGLNLNF; encoded by the coding sequence ATGAGAAACGCGCTCAATTTAAGATTCTGCTTTCTTGTTACGTTTCTTTTATTCATACCGTTGATGTATGCCTTGCCCCCGGAAGGTATCACAATTAAGGGTAGAGTAACGGATGAAACACTCAAAGAAGGCGTTCCCGGAGCTAATGTGACTGTGAAAGGCACGAGCATTGGGACAATCACAGACTTTGACGGTAACTTTACGATCGTCGCCCCAAGCAAAAAATCCGTATTGAACATTTCCTTTATCGGGTATGTAACCCAGGAGATCGTGGTCGGAGACAGGACAATCATCAATGTTTCCTTAAAAGAAGATGCACAGAACCTCGGTGAAGTGGAAGTTGTAGCTATCGCCTACGGTAATCAGGACAAGCGCATGCTTACCAGTGCCGTCTCCTCCATTGACAACAAAGAGTTGATCAAATCTCCGGCAACAAGTATCACGAACCTCCTCGCAGGAGCATTGCCGGGTGTATCTTCCGTACAGACTACCGGACAACCAGGTAAAGATGCTGCTGCCATCTACGTACGTGGCGTCGGTTCATTAAATGATTCACAATCCAAGCCCTTGGTTTTAGTAGACGGAATAGAACGTGAGTTTTCACAAATCGACCCGAACGAAATCGAAAGTATTTCAGTATTGAAAGACGCCTCTTCCACCGCTGTATTCGGAGTAAGAGGTGCTAATGGCGTTGTATTGATCACCACCCGAAGAGGTAAAGCAGGCAAAACGCAGATTTCCGCCAGCACCAAACTGGGTCTGCAACAACCCATCTCACTGGTAGAACAGACTGGAAGTTACGAGTTCGCACGCTTCTGGAACATGAAGCAGGAGATGGACCACGTAACGAATCCTAAATTATACTTCACCCCGGAACAGGTAGAAGCCTATCGTACCGGCTCAGACCCGATCATGTATCCCAGTATGGATTGGAAGAAGTATATTTTTAATAATATCTATCTTCAAAGCCAAAACAACCTAAATATCTCCGGCGGTAGCGATAATGTGCGATACTTCATCTCTGTAGGTTATACTTATCAGAACGGACTTCTGAAAGAACTTCCCGGACAGATGTACGACAATAACTATCGTTACAACCGCTATAACTACCGTGCCAATATCGATGCTAATCTGACAAAGACTACTTCGATGAAACTCGGTGTCGGTGGTGTTTTAGGCAAGATACAGGAACCGCGCAGCGTCGTTTCGGGCACAGGTGAAGACCAGAATCCTTGGGTAATCGCACAGATCTGGTCACATCCGTTTGCCGGACCGGGATTTATCAACGGAGTACGTACACTGATTCCTAAAGATATGGTTCCGCTGGGAGAAGTGATGCGTGACGGTATGTTCGTATTCTACGGACAAGGTTACAATCAAACGTATGACACGACATTGAATCTGGATTTGGACATCACACAGAAACTGGACTTTATCACTCCGGGACTGAGCGTTTCCGTGAAAGGTGCTTACGACAATAAATTCAAACTGGAAAAAGTACGTACGGGAGGCGCCATCGAAGCGCAGACTGTGTACTACAAATCATACTTTGACACCAACGGTACGATGTCACAGACCGATCCCGACTACGATAAATCACTTATCTATGTACCCAGCGGCAGCGATACTCCGCTCACTTACTCGGAAAGCAGCGGACGCGGACAGAACTGGTATCTGGAAGGACGTATCAACTATGACCGTACATTCGGCGACCACAGAATATCCGGTCTGTTCCTTTACAATCAGTCGCGTAACTATTATCCGGACAGCTACACTTATCTGCCCCGTAACTACGTAGGATTGGTAGGACGTGCTACTTACGCCTATCAAAGTAAATATCTGCTCGACGTAAACGTCGGCTACAACGGTTCGGAGAACTTTGCTCCGGGCAGCACACGTTTCGGTGTATTCCCTTCCTTCTCTGCCGGATGGATCGCAACTGCCGAGAAGTTTATGGAAAACCAGAAAATCGTAGACTACCTAAAACTCAGAGCATCCTGGGGACGTGTAGGTAACGACAAGGGAGTAGACTCACGCTTTATGTACATGCCTGCCGTATGGGGATCATCGGGCAGTTACAGCTTCGGTGTGGACAATCCGATTTCCCAATCGGCAGCAGCCATCTCACGTATGGGTAACCCGGCAGTAACCTGGGAAACAGCCGACAAGCAGAACTACGGTATTGATCTTAAGTTCTTCAACAGCCGCCTGTCCGCTACCTTCGACTACTTTATCGAACACCGCACAGGTATTCTGATCTCTCCGGAATCGACCCCAAGCATCATCGCAACTGCACTGCCTAACCTGAACATTGGTAAGGTAGACAACCACGGTTACGAAGTTTCTCTCGGCTGGCGCGATAAGATCGGAAAGGATTTCACCTATAATGTGGATGCCAACGTCTCTTTCGCACGCAACAAAATCCTCTATATGGACGAAGTGCCCAAGCAATTCTCTTATATGAACCAGACCGGTGGCTCTACCGGACGCCAGACCGGAGTATACAACTACATCCGTCTCTATCAGTACAGCGACTTCATCACCGGAGCCGACGGCGAACTGACCTTAAAGCCGGAACTGCCTCAGCCTTATCAGAAGGTATATCCGGGTGACGCCATGTACGCCGACCTCAACGGAGACCACATCGTGGACGGTAATGACAAGAGCGTAGCAGGTTATGCTACCCGTCCGGAATACGTTTTCGGTATGAACATGGGATTCGACTGGAAAGGATTCAACTTCACCATGCAATGGGTGGGTTCCAAGAACGTTAACAGAATGTATGACATCGAATACCGTATCCCTTATACGAATGCCGGAAAGCGTGGTTTGCTGACCTACTTCTACGACGGTTGCTGGACTCCGGAAAACCAACTGGGAGCTACTTATCCGCGTCCGTCGGAAGAATCGGAAAGCTGGAACTCCGAACCCTCTACCCTCTGGTTGGTGGATGCTTCCTATCTCCGCTTGAAGAGCCTGAGCTTCGGTTATACCATCACCGGAAAGAAATTCCTGAAGAAACTGGGCCTCAGCTCACTCGGATTAAACTTCAGCGGCTACAACCTGCTGACCTTCTCACCGCTTAAATATCTTGATCCGGAAAGTGATCCTAACCGATTCGGAGATTATCCGCTGATCAAAGTATATAGCTTCGGTTTAAATCTTAACTTCTAA
- a CDS encoding RagB/SusD family nutrient uptake outer membrane protein translates to MNRIIKGLGIALGCVLIASSCSEISFGDKFLGDQPESSGATTEEMFSSKINAEKVLTKAYTGLPYGLPTGSDYKLGVNILESITDLCYSFRDNISDGPVKLYYNGALSANNVPKNSAYRYGSKSDWTTIRYAWLYIENVEKVPDMTASEKSERIAEAKVLISLCYFEMLRYVGGVTWLDHYVDVNETMNFPRITFAETVEKIVGLLNEAINSNLAWKAEKADDGRMTLAGAMALKFKVLQWAASPTFNSNTKWHPEADEYTCYGNYSDQRWKDAAEAGAAFFTELQKRHEYELIQPTEETHRARRLAYRQAYYNRGGTEILISTRQGYGSDVHSSFIGQRYYSGPTLNYVDMFPWEDGTDFPANFDWKSPSKQPFFTKGEMVPTRDPRLYENVACPGDTYCNGTTAPVYINHADYKDGSGFLIMKYILQENNDREGPVQWSHTRLAEIMLGYAEVLNEVNGRPTDEAYKMVNDVRKRVGLPELSKTMNHDQFLEAVLRERALELGFEEVRWFDLVRRDRQSDFKKKLYGLRSRGNDLNNPTEFTFEKIELGDHYWATNWDTKWYLAPIPQEEINKQYGMTQNPGW, encoded by the coding sequence ATGAATAGAATAATAAAAGGACTCGGAATAGCATTGGGTTGCGTACTGATAGCCTCCTCCTGTTCTGAAATCAGCTTCGGGGATAAATTTCTGGGCGACCAGCCTGAGAGTTCCGGAGCGACTACCGAAGAAATGTTCTCTTCGAAAATAAATGCCGAAAAGGTGCTGACCAAAGCATATACCGGATTACCTTATGGGCTACCGACCGGCTCTGACTACAAATTGGGTGTGAACATACTTGAATCAATCACAGACTTATGTTATAGTTTCCGTGATAATATCAGTGACGGTCCTGTCAAGCTCTATTACAACGGAGCACTCAGCGCCAACAATGTTCCCAAAAATTCCGCTTACCGTTATGGAAGCAAATCCGACTGGACTACAATCCGTTATGCCTGGTTGTACATTGAGAACGTAGAAAAAGTGCCCGACATGACAGCCAGCGAGAAAAGCGAGCGGATCGCGGAAGCCAAAGTTTTGATCTCCCTCTGCTATTTCGAAATGCTGAGATATGTAGGCGGTGTGACATGGCTGGACCACTATGTAGACGTAAACGAGACAATGAATTTCCCCCGTATCACTTTTGCCGAAACGGTAGAGAAGATCGTAGGATTGCTCAACGAAGCCATCAACTCCAATCTGGCCTGGAAAGCCGAGAAAGCAGATGACGGACGTATGACCCTGGCAGGAGCGATGGCATTAAAGTTCAAGGTATTGCAATGGGCAGCCAGTCCGACTTTCAACTCAAACACTAAATGGCATCCGGAAGCAGACGAATATACCTGTTACGGAAATTACAGCGACCAACGATGGAAAGATGCCGCCGAAGCAGGCGCAGCCTTTTTCACAGAATTACAAAAACGGCACGAATACGAACTGATTCAACCTACGGAAGAGACGCACCGGGCAAGACGTCTGGCCTATCGTCAGGCCTACTACAACCGCGGCGGAACAGAAATATTAATCTCTACCCGTCAAGGATATGGCTCCGATGTTCACAGCAGCTTTATCGGCCAACGTTATTACAGCGGCCCTACATTGAACTATGTAGATATGTTTCCGTGGGAAGACGGAACTGATTTTCCGGCAAATTTCGACTGGAAGTCACCCTCCAAGCAACCGTTCTTTACAAAAGGCGAAATGGTGCCCACCCGCGACCCACGTCTGTATGAAAATGTAGCTTGTCCCGGAGACACCTACTGCAACGGAACAACAGCTCCTGTTTATATCAACCATGCCGACTACAAAGACGGTAGCGGATTCCTGATCATGAAGTACATCTTACAGGAAAACAACGATCGCGAAGGTCCGGTACAATGGTCACACACCCGTCTGGCGGAAATCATGCTGGGATATGCGGAAGTACTCAACGAAGTCAACGGACGCCCTACCGACGAGGCTTACAAAATGGTAAACGATGTACGAAAGAGAGTAGGTCTGCCGGAACTTTCCAAGACGATGAATCACGATCAGTTCCTCGAAGCAGTACTGAGAGAAAGAGCACTCGAATTAGGATTTGAAGAAGTACGCTGGTTCGACCTCGTTCGCAGAGACCGTCAGAGCGACTTCAAGAAGAAGTTGTACGGACTCAGAAGCAGAGGTAACGACCTGAACAATCCGACTGAGTTCACCTTCGAGAAGATCGAACTGGGAGACCATTACTGGGCTACCAACTGGGATACCAAGTGGTATCTGGCTCCGATTCCTCAGGAGGAAATCAACAAGCAATATGGAATGACCCAAAACCCGGGCTGGTAA